The sequence below is a genomic window from Sebastes fasciatus isolate fSebFas1 chromosome 18, fSebFas1.pri, whole genome shotgun sequence.
ATTCCCAGGCctggaagaggaaggaggggggACGGGGAGACAGAGGACTTCTTGGCACGGGGAAGAAAAACGTGAGGGAGCATTGTCAGACCACTAATCATATGGTTATACCTCactttttcctccctctctttctctctctgtgtgtatgtctgcACATATACATTTACACTCGCCCGCGTTGAAAACAGGAGTCCCTCCTGGAAAGCCTTTCCTTTTTCCTAGAAGGAGGAATTAGAGGACCACCTCCTTTCACAGAACTGAGGAACAGACTCTGTTTTGGATCGTCTGTTTGGTTTTTGCTGCCATAGGGCCTCCTCACAGCAGAAGTGGCTGCAAACAGTTTGGCAGTGATTGCCCACTTTTGTGAGACCAAAATTGTGCAATACACAACACAACAGTAGAGTCATGTTCCAGTGGGAATTGATCCAGATTTCAAAATCTAGTTTTAACCTGCTTACTGAAATGGTCAGGGTGGATGCCGGAGAAGATAGTTTGGATgtagtatttttgtttttcagtgtttgaacctgcagcaggcagaatatttttggtaaaaactccataataaactttcagcatattgtaattcaagtgttctgagagaaaactagactagactgcacctcctcatggctctgttttcagactttaaaaaatctagcctgtgacgagAGACTTGGGCCATTTACAggtcatttgagagagagagcattcctattggctgttcattcaacggaggcagctgtcaatcactcacaaactctgatgaAACGGTAAATCTAGGGAGCactaatcaaatattaatcaatattctgttactgtaatgcctatttctcctctcaaatgttttcagaaacatctcgtagtgtactgtttagctgtaaaacgagaaagttgctccggctggtgggcggtgcttggtatttcctcagctgatctcaacatggctgccgattcacaaactttctcattttacagctaaatagtacaccacaagatgtttctgaaaacaattgaggcgagaaataagcattacagtaacagaatattgattcatatttgatcagcgctgcctagtttgaccgtttgatcggagtttgcgagtgattgacagctgctcagataCGGCAagcctccagctcggctctgattggttgttttcctccggtctgtgaaaccttgcagatgccgttaggagctttcagattacctttctcatgcactactgtcgggGTATAGTGATCGTAGTGACCTCAAAACCTATTTAATTCTGCATCCTTGCCCTGATTTGTTCTTATATCTTGCTGCTTTTAAAACattctatataaataatgttttactTACTTGCATATTTACATGATAAACCATCTCTCTGCTTTGACACAGGCCACATGACGCTGTACAAATTTCAAAGAATGGATTCATGGTTTCACTTCTGTTTTGCGTCTAAACAGGAAGTGGTTCCCTCCTACCTGGCCACCTCTCCCATCATGTCGGAAGGGGCCGGTCTGATGAGCTCCTCCCTGATGGGGAAGAGCTCTGGGCCGCCCATACAGACCCTGGGCTCCTCGGGGTGCGCGGGAGAGAcgatgatgaagaagaggaggaagaggaggaggaaggcccgGGCGGACAGCGTTAGGAGGGAGGAGAGCGGGGACTACTCCGAGGACGAAGACATGTTCACCATAGACATCAGCTCAGATGAAATGGCGGAGATTGAGAGCAACAGGTGAGAAAGTgtggagagaggaaaggaaggaggagatGGAAGGAAAGAGGAACAAAGAAAGCAGAAAGAAATACAAGCAAAGAGGAAAAGCGGTACACGTGATAGAGTAAGTGAGGGGAGGAAAGTGAGGCAGTGAGATAAAAAAGTATAATACATCATTGAAATCAGCTTTGAGTGCAGCTGTAATGGAACCGGATCTTGTCAGGCGAAGATAAACAGACCAGCGTCTGTAGTGGAGAGGCCTCCAGCTGTGGCACACTGAGATAAGACGCTCAAGACCATATGGAAACCACTACTTCAGCCGTGTGACTTTATCTTTAAATAGAAAGGAAGAAGCTTTGCATGAGAAAAGAGGAAACATCTTCACAGTGGGTGTGCATGTGCATACAGTATGCCAACATGTGACTCGGCCTCTGGTGTGCAGACAGTATTCAATCAAAAGCAGACTGGTGGGCTACGAGATGAGGCATGCAGCTATAGGAGCCACGTCCCTCCCACACTGCAAGTGCTTAAGTCCATTTATCATGAATGGATTCAGCAGCCGCAGTAAATATATGACACATGACAGATTTATTTTCATGTCTGCACGTGTGTGGGGCTCGTCTCTACAGTACACTTCTGTAAAACAACACCACGTGAGTACAGATATTAAAAATGTGGTTGTATATACAGTTAGTtccactaattcctttaatgcattaacgcaactttaaattttttggttgtagtgaagatactggcctcatatgaaactagaaaacccaaggaatccattggtaccaaccaaaaACCTAAACtaatgttatactagcttgttgggaagcaggctaaataacgctccaaaatcttggcgaggaaaaactggcatggccattttcaaaggggtccgttgacctttgaccccaagatatgtgaatgaaaatgggtgctatgggtacccacgagtctcccctttacagacatgcccactttatggtaatcacatgcagcttggggaagtcatagtcaagtcagcacactgacagctgttgttgcctgttgggtttcagtttgccatgttatgatttgagcacatttgttatgctaaatgcagtacctgtgagggtttctggacaatacctgtcattgttttgtgttgttaattgatttccaatcgtaaatatatacatacatttgcaaaaagcaagtatatttgtccactcccatgttgataagagtattaaataattgacaaatctcccttaaggcacattttgaacagataaaaaatgtgtgattaatcatgattaactgtggacaatcatgcgattaattgctattaaatattttaatcaattgagaGCCCTAATACAGTTATCATGCTTTATTATTAAAGGGAACTTTAATAACGAAGCTACTTTGCATTTCTGGCCCAATTACAGTATGTTGTCTGATGGTGATATTCTATGCTTCAACCCAAACATAATTACAATTTGGGAGTCAAAAAGAAACTCCGGACTCACACTTTGCACCAATGTTCAACGAAAATACCTCATTGTAGCTGCAGGACATATTGTGTTTTGAGTGCAGGCTGAGTGCAACAAGTTCAGGCATGATCTCTGTGGGTCTGAAATGGGTGAAAAgtgtagtaaaagtaaaatatatactatactacattatgaaaaaatgcaaatgatATGCAATTATATggtataaatatacagtatttgtgtgtgtttcaggactTCCTCTCGTGACGTCTTAAGAGATGAGACGACAGTCGGTTCGACCGGCGGCTCCTTCAAACAGACCGGCATCTACACTCGTTCAGATGGAGAGTGGAGCCCGATTCAGAGGTGCTTCATTCActcatataataatattaataataataactttatttgtatagcacctttcatacatagaatgcagttcaaagtgctttacagtatggcattaaaaacaacacacagctgAAATATAATACCAGATtcataaaaatagaataaaagatcCAATAAAAAAGCGGAGaaataaaagtagcaaaaatggTGGTAGAAAAAGATAGAAAAATACTACAATAACTAAATGCCTGCCTGAATAAATAGGTCTTCAGATGATTATTAGAAATGTCAACAGAGCTTGCATATCTGATGTAGCTGGGCAGGGTGTTCCAGAGTCCAGGAGCATAGAAGCTAAAAGTAGTTTCCCGACTCGTTTTGTTATGAAAAGTTAAAATACCAACATCAGACGACCTAAAGGTTCATATTGGTGGATAAGTGGTTCAAAAAGTCTGAGATATAAGAAGGTGTTCTACCATATGATGAAGACCTACATGTTATTATTCAGAAGAAACAGCTCTATAATTGTTATTTCTCCTCTCTCAGCCCTGGAAACTCTCGTCCCACCTCTACCAAGAGTGACTCTGAACTGATGACCAAGCCGTCAGAAGCAGACAATCAGAATCCAGCCATGCACTGGGCGTGGGGCGAGCTGCCACAGGCTGCCACGGTAACCGACAGAGACCACTGTGcatgcagacacagagagaaacactctCTGTATATATGCAGTAGTTTTggtatgttaatatttatatttcatcCTTTTCCCTGCTTTTCTAGCCGTCCTTCCTCCCAGTGAAATCCGACCCTCCACCAGTTTGCCCATTATCCATCCCCGTGTCTGAAAGCACACACTTCCGTGTGATAACTCACGAGATGTCGTCGGAGCAGAGCGGACCCTGCTCGGAGATATCAGCGCTCAGACTGCTGATGCCAGAGGAGACCAGTGAGGAGACAGTCAGGATGGAGGCAGAAGTCATGAGGATGGAGTCCGAATCCCAGACAGCTGGTGGTGTGGCAGCTCGTATGATGGCCGACATGGAGGAGACAATGTCTCGTCAGCCAGGCAAGACTGACTCTCCATCCAAGAGAAAAGGTATCAGTATCATTCCTTTGGGAGTCATGTTTATCTAACCAGCCATCATTTAATTTGCTGAGGTTTTAATGTGTCTCTCTTTTACTGGACAGCTCAATGGCAATTTAGTTTGTGGTGTTAAAATTACCTTTGGAAAATACATTTGGAAGGTCTTTGTAAATATAATGACAGTCACACATGTTAACCCAATCTGCTGGttttagaaaacattttctgGTTTACCACGGACCGAATATGATTTTGTTAAAGAACAACTTTAAGCCAAACATAAAATTTTAAGCACattatgaaaatataatgaCAGAAACTCCACCGTGTTTTTTACAATGCTGAGTTGAcaagatttatttaaaaaaacatttaatttgacCAAAAcctgctgtaaaaaaaatatttaaaagcaaATACAAAGAAGCTGACAATGTATCTCAATAGAGTCGCCTCTCTGTTGCAGACAAGAGAAGCCGCCATCTTGGCTCTGATGGAATTTACCTGGATGACATCACAGAGCTCGAACCTGAAGTGGCGGCACTTTATTTCCCTAAGAGGTACGTGGAagcacacaaacgcacacagtCATAACTtctatgcaaataaacacattgatAAGCTAAACAATATTTGGTGGTCCATGCTTATAAACACCTCTCTTCTGTATAGTGACAGTGGTGCAACAGTGAGGAGCATCTCAGACCCGGGTCTCCACAGCACCAGTCAGTCCCCACAGTCGCTCAGCTCTGGAGGAGACAGCGGAGTGGACAGCTACTGCGACCCCATGGCCGACATGCCGTCCATCGCCATCTCTTTGTGCGGAGGACTAAACGACAACAGGGAGATCACTAAAGGTAAGACGCGGACACAGCACGACTGCAAGCTTCGAACACTGTGTTGAAACTGAACataacatgtgtgtgtgtccttacaGAGCAGTTCCACGAGAAGATCATCTCTTACCAGCAGTTTTCCGAAAACCCCTCCATCATCGACGATCCCAACTTAGTTGTGAAAATTGGCTCCAAGTAAGACTTCCTAGAGAGAGATCATGTTTAGgtctaaatataataaaagattaatCTATAAGCAGTTTACAATCCGCTGTTTGCTGTATGGATTTAACTGCCACATACTGCTGAAAAAAACTGCAGTGTGTGCAGGATTGTTTGGGCTCATAAAGAGGTTTTTGGAAAGACTTTTGGTTGACAAAGTGTTTTTTACTGCAGTTATGAAAttgataaaaatacatttttgttttcctcctcaGATACTATAATTGGAGCTCTGCGGCTCCACTTATGCTGGCGATGCAAGCTTTTCAGAAACCGCTGCCAAAGGTAAGAAATTGATACACAGTGCAGATACTCGTGACTGTAGGTTGGGTGTGTTACATGAATCCCCCTTTTGACCAAAAACGGTACTGCACCCTGTATGTTCGTATCCCCATGCACCTTATACCTCTACCCATCTTAAGCCCTGTTTCCACCGCAGAAACTTTCCCCCGGACCTTttgaaccttttgaggaactcattgcatttTGACTGCAGGGATCAGGATCTACATTGAGTTCTTGGGACAGTAGTTTCTCAAAGTCCCGGAACAttcggggtggagtttgcagggatgaccgtcgctgattggtcaaacacacacactacagttaCGGTTTCAACTGCAccatttcattcataaaacaaggaagtactttAGTATCGATTTAGAAACATTTTAGGACAAGGGGAGAGgaatttctctttgtttgataaaattaaaaataaagttagGCCCTGCTGTCAGCTTCccgactcatttaaaaaaaagacagagagaaaaagagagagatcaTACGAGTGAGCTGAGAGGGCGAGCgctagaagagagagagacgtaggGCAGTGGTGCTGTGAACGAGAGAAAGTtcatttctgattgtttcacggtgTTAACatttaaagcacaaataaataacccttAGACATTCAACAGaggatttactgtggagacactTTTAGCTTCATTTTACTCCGCTGTATTTCATTcgttacatccaacgtgcatcagtaaatatatgcagcagtaaatgtcgtcgcagttttttttccagagtgttttttagatgaaacaggcagacacactgaactgcaagCTGCAGAGTGTGTCCACCAGCAGTTCTCgtcacatgtcatgttgctttttcatacatcaGTGGACTAACTTGCCTAATCTTGGCACgtctttagaccgcggtggaaatgcagacaacagtgggctgaaggaaccatttcttgaaaagtagttccatgGACTAAAAGTCCTGGGAACCTTTGGTGAAAACCCAGCTTTATATTCATTATGTTGCATAATACTAATGTGTAATCTATAAAATTACAACCTAAATGTTCTGTTGTTGCGCTCTTTATGTTGTGTGACAAACATCCACTGAATCTGTTCTCCTTAAACTTTGTCTCCTCCTCtgttcccctccctcccttcccatTGGTgtaaccatccatccatttatcaGTCCTCTTGCCTCAGTTACATCCACTCAACCTTAGAGTTTCTTCTCTGTTGTCTGACTGGTGTGCTGGGCTACAGCACTGTACGTCAGAGACAAAACTCTCCAGTTTTCTCCACCTTCCTCATTCTTTGTTCCCTATCAAACTCCCAAACGCCCACACATCCTTTATTTCCCTCATTCCAACCGCAGACACATTGTTGCTTTACTGTTTGTTGATTTACAGTCTGGTTTGGCCTTAAGTTTTTCttttaagtgtgtttttttacggtgttgtgttgtggttgtttttggGTTGTGTGTGCTCTGCTCCAGGCTGCGGTGGAGAACATCATGAAGGAGAAGATGCCCAAAAAAGGAGGGAGGTGGTGGTTCTCCTGGCGAGGCCGAAACAGCAGCACCAAATCGGTAACTTTTTTCTCATCTGTTGACAAAGTTTCCACTAAATGAGCGAGTAAAGCAAATTGTAACACTTTTTTCTCCTCTCGTAGGATTCCATCTCTGAGCGTTCGGCCTGTGGTTATACTGAGCAGGCTGGGCAAATGTCAAGCAGGTGAGGAACTCTCAAAACAATTCACGTCCAGAAAATATTAGCGAGCGATTGAACATCCCAACTGAACATCCTCTAACACACTGTCAACCTGTCTGATGCCAGACACAAAGAAGAGTCGTCCTCCAGTGATGAAGACCACAGGGCAGCCATGCAGAACTCTCCCAGCGTCCAATCAGAGCCAGGGTTCACAGCAGGAGGCGTGTCTTATAAGAAAACACTCCGGCTCACATCAGAGCAGCTGGTGAGTGAACTGTTTTATTCATCATACAGTCATCATTTATACCATCATATATTAtatctcattctctctctctttctctctcacacacacacacacacagctgtctcTCCAGCTGCAGGATGGTCCTAACGAAGCTGTGTTCAGCGTGACCACTCAGTACCAGGGAACCTGCCGCTGTCAGGGCACCATCTACCTCTGGAACTGGGATGACAAGATCATTATCTCTGACATAGATGGAACCATCACCAGGTGGGTGAGACGTGTGAATATGGCtgcgtattggcaagaatctggcgatacgatacgtatcctGATACAGGTGtgacgattcaatatattgcaatatattgcaatttttaacatctaattttagaaaaactgtcatagtatatagAACACACCAAAAGTACAGTTTTAGAAATatgcgaaaataacacatttgtattatgtgcaaaaaaaggcatgttttttgcccaaaattgaatgtgattatcacaaagtgggcatAAAGGGGAGAATATTGGGTAGAGCGAATAGAATCCATTTTCCTtgacatattttgaggtcagaggtcaagggacctctttgaaaatggccatgccagtttttcctcgcccaaaatttgtgtaaatttggagcgttatttagcctccttcctgacaagctagtatgacatggttggtaccaatggattccttcaggttctagtttcatatgatgccagtaccttcactctagcttgaaaactgagcctgctacaacctcagaaagattgAACAGCGGCTGgccgtcagatttttaagaggttaattaaaaatcgatacagcgttttggagaaaCGATACATAATAAtcaaacataatatcgcaatactcgtgcatcgatattttcttacacccctccATGTAAATACAAACATACTTTTACAACTACCTCTACTACATAGTTGAACTCAGTTTGGAGTGAAAATGGATATAGATATGGCCTGTGCTCACATGTCCCAatgtcatttgtgtgtgtttgtctccagGTCAGACACGTTGGGTCACATCCTGCCCACACTGGGGAAAGACTGGACCCACCAGGGCATTGCCCACCTCTACCACAAAGTCAGCCAGTAAGCACTAATTTTACTGACACACTGTCAGATGTGAATTACTTTATATAGTTCCGATCAAAGCCAATCACAAAAGGCATACATTGCTTGAAAATCCTGTACGTATTATACAGCACACAGGCCAAAAACAAGCTCTGAAAAAAGAGATTTGTTGTTATTGCCGTCGagttatcattattaatacatGTTCTTTCTTCTCCATCTCTCGCTCCGTCAGAAATGGCTACAAGTTCCTGTATTGTTCAGCCCGAGCTATCGGCATGGCCGACATGACCCGAGGTTACCTCCACTGGGTCAACGAGAGAGGCACCATGCTCCCTATGGGCCCCGTCCTTCTCAGCCCGAGCAGCCTCTTTTCAGCTCTTCACAGGTCTccaatacacacaaacacacacatatttgtcTAAATTAACACTGTATATGCAAGACGATGCAGGGGACTTGTTGTACTGTGCTGATTGTTGGTTACATCTCTGTGGTGGATGTGTGTTTGACAGGGAGGTGATCGAGAAGAAACCAGAGAGATTCAAGGTGGAGTGTCTAAACGATATCAGGAACCTCTTCTACCCCAACACACAGCCGTTCTATGCAGCATTTGGCAACAGACCAACGGTACACACAccttatatacagtacaacTGATGGTGAAAATTAAAGCCATTTGTGCTGTAGATTCTTGCATACAAAATGCATGCTATTTTTGCAAAGTTTAATTTAGATGTACATCATTTCTATTTGCAGGATGTATATTCCTACAAAGAAGTAGGAGTGCCACTGAACAGGATTTTTACAGTGAACCCTAAAGGCGAGCTAGTGCAGGAGCACGCCAAGACCAACATCTCATCGTAAGTCCTCCATCCAGTTTACGCGCTATAATCTAGGAGGAAACATCATGACTTCACAGAAAATGTTTCTCAATTTAACGTGTCTTTGtcgcctcctcttcctctcctctcttcagtTATGTGCGTCTGGGCGAGGTGGTGGACCACGTGTTCCCTCTGATGATGCGAGCCTCCTCCTCAGACTTCCCCTGCTCAGACACCTACAGCCACTTCACCTACTGGAGGCAGCAGCTCCCCCGGGTGGAGCATCAGGGCACTACACCTCCACAGACTCCCTGCCCCGACAGCTGACTACCTGTGGCCTGCTGACCAgagcactgactgactgatggtGTGATTGTTTCATGTGTGATATGTAGATTTTTTTGTAGGAGATGGAGCACTTTAGGTGCACAGCAGAGAGcaacttaaaggtcccgtattgtaaaaagttagatcttcatgtcttttatataataaagcaggtttaagtgctatataaatactgtgaaagtatcgaaacgctcaatctacggagaaaaacacacagcctgtattcagaaagtGTGCCTTTAAATGAGCCGTCAGGATTTCCgtaactttgtgatgtcacaactgtacaacatttcacagttgtaaacataaacattctaaatgtgtccacgtttatttccggttgcagtgtatgtgaatgacatcagctgacaggaagtaaacatggactcaagctgttgcctagcaacgcaattctgttgaaatgcgctaaaacagagcgtttcagacagaggataaatacaggcatattcaggcacagtatgaggaaattaacgggtttttttaacattaaagcatgtaaaaatgttctagtagaaactcaaaatacaagtatgaacctggaaatgagcatgatatgggacctttaagtagttTAATCTGTTGTGAATACTCCTTTAACGCACAAGATGGATGTAAGCGCACTTTTAAGAAAAGATGGCCTCCGTAGCCTTCTGACTATCTGTATGTATATGAGAAATTATGATAATTTATTAAGGGCAGCTTAGCACATATATTATTTTTGAGTGACATTATTTCAGTAGCTAGACTTTCTAGGCTATTTATGCAAACTGTATTTATCAAACGATATGTCTATGGCCACACTGTGCACACATCAGAGAGCAAGTTACTGAAACTTGTGCCAAATACTCGATGTAGAATTTATTTTCTTACTCTGAACTTTTTCAGTCGAGACTGTTACAGATCCTCAATCGGCATGGAAGTGCAGACATGCAAGCTAATTTTACTTTATAGTGACATATTGTGTGTGACCTATTATTCTGTCAGTATTAGTTACATAGTGCGTTGAAATGTCTTACAGAgcacaatgaatgaatgaacgtcTATGACATAATCCTGAAAGAGCGTACATTATAAAGAATGAATATTTATTGTTGAGACAAAGTCAGGAGAAAAGAAAGCACAACATTTTTAATGGTCTCAAAAAGTATCTGTGAGAcaatattatttttctattgaaattacacagtgtgtgtgtatatgttgtGATCAGAATGCAATTTCTGTGGTGGCCTTCATGAAATTAATTTATCCAGTTACACTTCATACAGCAAGTCTATGTGATTGTTCCACTCTAAAATCTATGCTCGTGTCCATAAATGCCattaactgtattttatttattcatccgAGTACATACTGGCTGATATAAATGTGGcttacattatattatacattaCCCATTGGTTCTTTTACTGTAGCGTTCCCTTGTAATATCACTTAAAGCAAAAGCCAAGTGTGAAAACCCTTATCAGACAGCTTAGAGAAGACAGTAGGTCACAgtattaaaagaaatgtttgacCTTTTTTCTAAGGAACAGACACTGACAAAGTGATCTTTATTTCTTACAATACCACAGATAACCTGAGGTGGTGACCTGCCTTATGTATCAGTGGATTTACTGTGAACACCTGAACAGTATCATCATATTGAGTATGCGTGCAGTTTAGATGTTTGTTTAGAAGATGATGTGTATATAATGCTTTATTATTCTTTCCATGAAAGAGCAAAAATAGCCAGAAAGTGTATTATGTTGGCCTTGACTGTGAACAATATGATCAATAATGTGTTC
It includes:
- the lpin1b gene encoding phosphatidate phosphatase LPIN1 isoform X2 gives rise to the protein MNYVGQLAGQVFIQVKELYRGLNPATLSGCIDVIVVRQPDGSLQCSPFHVRFGKMGVLRSREKVVDIEINREPVDLQMKLGDNGEAFFVQETENDQEVVPSYLATSPIMSEGAGLMSSSLMGKSSGPPIQTLGSSGCAGETMMKKRRKRRRKARADSVRREESGDYSEDEDMFTIDISSDEMAEIESNRTSSRDVLRDETTVGSTGGSFKQTGIYTRSDGEWSPIQSPGNSRPTSTKSDSELMTKPSEADNQNPAMHWAWGELPQAATPSFLPVKSDPPPVCPLSIPVSESTHFRVITHEMSSEQSGPCSEISALRLLMPEETSEETVRMEAEVMRMESESQTAGGVAARMMADMEETMSRQPGKTDSPSKRKDKRSRHLGSDGIYLDDITELEPEVAALYFPKSDSGATVRSISDPGLHSTSQSPQSLSSGGDSGVDSYCDPMADMPSIAISLCGGLNDNREITKEQFHEKIISYQQFSENPSIIDDPNLVVKIGSKYYNWSSAAPLMLAMQAFQKPLPKAAVENIMKEKMPKKGGRWWFSWRGRNSSTKSDSISERSACGYTEQAGQMSSRHKEESSSSDEDHRAAMQNSPSVQSEPGFTAGGVSYKKTLRLTSEQLLSLQLQDGPNEAVFSVTTQYQGTCRCQGTIYLWNWDDKIIISDIDGTITRSDTLGHILPTLGKDWTHQGIAHLYHKVSQNGYKFLYCSARAIGMADMTRGYLHWVNERGTMLPMGPVLLSPSSLFSALHREVIEKKPERFKVECLNDIRNLFYPNTQPFYAAFGNRPTDVYSYKEVGVPLNRIFTVNPKGELVQEHAKTNISSYVRLGEVVDHVFPLMMRASSSDFPCSDTYSHFTYWRQQLPRVEHQGTTPPQTPCPDS
- the lpin1b gene encoding phosphatidate phosphatase LPIN1 isoform X1; protein product: MTSAEDDEEFDEAVERYVHETSWNWTRQTMNYVGQLAGQVFIQVKELYRGLNPATLSGCIDVIVVRQPDGSLQCSPFHVRFGKMGVLRSREKVVDIEINREPVDLQMKLGDNGEAFFVQETENDQEVVPSYLATSPIMSEGAGLMSSSLMGKSSGPPIQTLGSSGCAGETMMKKRRKRRRKARADSVRREESGDYSEDEDMFTIDISSDEMAEIESNRTSSRDVLRDETTVGSTGGSFKQTGIYTRSDGEWSPIQSPGNSRPTSTKSDSELMTKPSEADNQNPAMHWAWGELPQAATPSFLPVKSDPPPVCPLSIPVSESTHFRVITHEMSSEQSGPCSEISALRLLMPEETSEETVRMEAEVMRMESESQTAGGVAARMMADMEETMSRQPGKTDSPSKRKDKRSRHLGSDGIYLDDITELEPEVAALYFPKSDSGATVRSISDPGLHSTSQSPQSLSSGGDSGVDSYCDPMADMPSIAISLCGGLNDNREITKEQFHEKIISYQQFSENPSIIDDPNLVVKIGSKYYNWSSAAPLMLAMQAFQKPLPKAAVENIMKEKMPKKGGRWWFSWRGRNSSTKSDSISERSACGYTEQAGQMSSRHKEESSSSDEDHRAAMQNSPSVQSEPGFTAGGVSYKKTLRLTSEQLLSLQLQDGPNEAVFSVTTQYQGTCRCQGTIYLWNWDDKIIISDIDGTITRSDTLGHILPTLGKDWTHQGIAHLYHKVSQNGYKFLYCSARAIGMADMTRGYLHWVNERGTMLPMGPVLLSPSSLFSALHREVIEKKPERFKVECLNDIRNLFYPNTQPFYAAFGNRPTDVYSYKEVGVPLNRIFTVNPKGELVQEHAKTNISSYVRLGEVVDHVFPLMMRASSSDFPCSDTYSHFTYWRQQLPRVEHQGTTPPQTPCPDS